One window of the Asticcacaulis sp. SL142 genome contains the following:
- a CDS encoding VOC family protein, whose product MSAITVKRLDHINIQTRDMAGTIAFYHDLLGLEARVAPERDPSLRQWLYDSGDRAIIHLNLFGTDNTIPREVVPGDPTGAIHHVAFECEGYDDMVERLTSRGLTHATNEVKPINLRQIFVADPNNVLLELNFRQN is encoded by the coding sequence ATGTCAGCCATCACCGTCAAACGCCTTGACCACATCAATATCCAGACCCGCGATATGGCGGGCACGATTGCGTTTTATCATGACCTGCTGGGGCTGGAGGCACGGGTCGCCCCTGAGCGTGATCCGTCCCTGCGGCAATGGCTGTATGACAGTGGAGACCGCGCCATCATCCACCTCAACCTGTTTGGCACCGACAACACCATCCCGCGCGAGGTCGTGCCCGGCGATCCAACCGGCGCCATCCACCATGTCGCCTTTGAGTGCGAAGGCTATGACGACATGGTTGAGCGACTAACCTCGCGCGGCCTCACCCACGCCACCAACGAAGTCAAACCGATTAATCTGCGTCAGATATTTGTCGCTGACCCTAATAACGTCCTGCTGGAACTCAATTTCCGCCAAAACTGA
- a CDS encoding VOC family protein, translating into MRYLHTMVRVKDLDASLAFYGKGLGLYEVRRHESTQGRFTLVFLAAPADSATAEVNGGERAAPHVELTYNWPDENGQAEDYTGGRNFGHLAYEVDDIYATCQHLMDMGVIINRPPRDGNMAFVRSPDNISIELLQKGPPKAPAEPWASMPNTGSW; encoded by the coding sequence ATGAGATACCTGCACACCATGGTGCGCGTCAAAGATCTTGACGCGTCGCTGGCGTTTTACGGCAAGGGCCTTGGGCTTTACGAAGTCCGTCGCCATGAAAGCACGCAAGGCCGCTTCACGCTGGTTTTTCTGGCGGCACCGGCAGACTCCGCCACCGCTGAGGTTAATGGCGGGGAACGCGCCGCGCCTCATGTCGAACTGACCTACAACTGGCCGGATGAAAACGGTCAGGCTGAGGATTACACCGGCGGGCGTAATTTCGGCCATTTGGCCTATGAGGTCGATGATATCTATGCGACCTGCCAGCACCTGATGGATATGGGCGTGATCATCAACCGCCCGCCGCGCGATGGTAATATGGCCTTTGTGCGCTCACCCGATAACATCAGCATAGAACTGCTGCAAAAGGGCCCGCCCAAAGCCCCGGCTGAACCGTGGGCCTCCATGCCGAACACAGGAAGTTGGTAG
- a CDS encoding zinc-finger domain-containing protein, producing MSTTQPPEVIYVDSHKVGCNGGGGALGHPMVYLELGQDGEVECGYCDRKFVHKDHAHEYADPSPRPENH from the coding sequence ATGAGCACGACCCAGCCCCCCGAAGTCATCTATGTGGATAGCCACAAGGTCGGATGTAATGGCGGTGGCGGCGCGCTGGGCCATCCGATGGTCTACCTGGAACTGGGCCAGGACGGCGAAGTCGAGTGCGGCTATTGCGACCGCAAATTCGTTCATAAGGATCATGCGCATGAATATGCCGATCCGTCGCCCCGCCCTGAAAATCACTGA
- the polA gene encoding DNA polymerase I → MSRKCLVLVDGSGYIFRAYHGLPPLTRKSDGLPVGAVSGFCNMLYKLIKENRGDGGPSHLAVIFDAGSKTFRNDLYEAYKAHRPPAPEDLIPQFPLIREATIAFGVPSVELAGFEADDLIATYARMAVEQDFDVTIVSSDKDLMQLVNDRVTMMEPVKAVTIGREQVYEKFGVPPELVVDAQALIGDTADNVPGAPGIGVKTAAQLLAEYGSLDALLARAHEIKQPKRREALTDFRDQILLSRELVKLRDDVPPPFDIDSFALKDPNADDLIPFLTRMEFSSLARRMGGAITALEEARLDAAKTPSAPISRPLYGNIGEKPVTSVIEPFNHESYVCVQDIDILKTYVARAQKLGYVAVDTETDDLSATHSGLVGVSLSLGANDACYIPLAHESDDGLAFGDALQQIPMAEAIAVLKPLLEDPSVLKIGQNIKYDLSVLKRHGIDVAPYDDTMLISYVLEGGLHSHGMDTLSELHLGHTPITFKQVAGTGKAAKSFKYVGLVEATKYAAEDADVTLRLWRLLKPRLQENGLLTVYETLERKMPTVLSDMELTGIRIDPQVLRGLSQDFGVRMGALEQKAQEVVGRPFNLNSPKQLGEIFFDELKLPGGKRTASGTWATDVKVLEDLAEQGIPLAKILMDYRQLAKLKGTYTDTLHQVADPKTDRVHTSFHLASTTTGRLSSNEPNLQNIPIRTGEGRKIRTAFIARPGHRLISADYSQIELRLLAHIGDIGQLKKAFSDGIDIHSLTASEMFGVPLSEMTSEIRRRAKAINFGIIYGISAFGLANQLAIPNDEAGRYIKTYFERFPGIKAYMDATKAFVKDHAYVTTIMGRKIHIPDIHAKAGGQRQFAERAAINAPIQGTAADIIRRAMIRMPGALTAAGFKTKMLLQVHDELIFEAPDDEVEAVMPLIVSVMEKAPLPAAEISVPLVVEAKAALNWDEAH, encoded by the coding sequence ATGAGCAGGAAATGTCTGGTTCTGGTGGATGGCTCCGGCTACATTTTCCGCGCCTATCACGGCCTGCCGCCGCTGACGCGTAAATCCGACGGGCTGCCGGTCGGGGCCGTCTCCGGCTTTTGCAACATGCTTTATAAGCTGATCAAGGAAAACCGCGGTGATGGCGGGCCGTCGCATCTGGCGGTCATTTTCGATGCCGGCTCAAAGACCTTCCGCAATGATCTTTATGAGGCCTACAAAGCCCATCGCCCGCCCGCACCCGAAGACCTGATCCCGCAGTTTCCGCTGATACGTGAGGCGACGATTGCCTTTGGGGTGCCCAGTGTCGAACTGGCTGGATTTGAGGCTGACGATCTGATTGCCACCTATGCCCGCATGGCGGTCGAGCAGGACTTTGACGTCACCATCGTCTCATCGGATAAGGACCTGATGCAGTTGGTCAATGACCGCGTGACCATGATGGAGCCGGTCAAGGCGGTCACTATTGGCCGCGAGCAGGTCTATGAGAAATTTGGCGTGCCGCCGGAACTGGTGGTCGATGCGCAGGCCCTGATTGGCGACACAGCCGACAATGTGCCAGGGGCGCCGGGCATTGGCGTCAAGACCGCTGCGCAGTTGCTGGCCGAATACGGCAGTCTCGATGCCCTGCTGGCCCGCGCCCATGAGATCAAGCAGCCCAAGCGCCGGGAGGCCCTGACCGATTTCCGCGATCAGATTTTGCTGTCGCGTGAACTGGTCAAACTTCGTGACGATGTGCCGCCGCCGTTCGATATCGACAGCTTTGCCCTCAAAGACCCCAACGCCGACGATCTGATCCCGTTCCTGACGCGGATGGAGTTTTCTTCTCTGGCGCGGCGCATGGGTGGGGCGATCACAGCGCTGGAAGAGGCGCGTCTGGATGCCGCTAAAACACCGTCCGCACCAATTTCACGCCCGCTTTACGGCAATATCGGTGAAAAGCCCGTCACCAGCGTCATTGAGCCGTTTAATCATGAATCTTACGTCTGCGTGCAGGATATCGACATCCTCAAAACCTATGTGGCACGGGCGCAAAAGCTTGGCTATGTCGCTGTCGATACCGAAACTGATGATCTGTCGGCCACCCATTCGGGGCTTGTCGGTGTGTCCTTAAGCCTTGGCGCCAATGATGCCTGCTATATTCCGCTGGCGCATGAAAGTGACGACGGGCTGGCCTTTGGCGACGCCTTGCAGCAAATCCCGATGGCCGAGGCGATTGCGGTTCTGAAACCACTGCTGGAAGACCCGTCGGTACTGAAAATCGGCCAGAACATTAAATATGACCTGAGCGTGCTTAAGCGCCACGGCATCGATGTGGCGCCCTATGACGACACCATGCTGATCTCCTATGTGCTGGAAGGCGGGCTGCACAGCCACGGCATGGATACCCTGTCGGAACTGCATTTGGGCCATACCCCGATTACCTTTAAGCAGGTGGCCGGCACCGGAAAGGCGGCCAAGAGCTTTAAATATGTCGGCCTGGTTGAGGCTACCAAATATGCCGCCGAAGACGCCGATGTGACTTTGCGTCTATGGCGGTTGCTGAAACCGCGCCTGCAGGAAAATGGTCTGCTGACGGTCTATGAAACGCTGGAACGCAAGATGCCAACGGTTCTGTCCGACATGGAACTGACCGGCATACGCATCGACCCGCAGGTTTTGCGCGGTTTGTCGCAGGACTTCGGCGTGCGCATGGGCGCGCTGGAACAAAAAGCGCAAGAGGTCGTCGGGCGACCGTTCAACCTCAACTCCCCCAAACAACTGGGCGAGATTTTCTTTGATGAACTGAAACTGCCGGGTGGCAAGCGCACGGCGTCGGGTACCTGGGCGACCGATGTTAAGGTGCTGGAAGATCTGGCCGAACAGGGTATTCCTCTGGCTAAAATCCTGATGGACTACCGCCAGTTGGCCAAACTCAAAGGCACCTATACCGACACCTTGCATCAGGTCGCCGATCCGAAAACCGACCGGGTTCACACCTCGTTCCATCTGGCCTCGACCACCACCGGGCGTCTGTCGTCCAATGAGCCCAACCTGCAAAACATCCCGATCCGCACCGGTGAAGGCCGCAAGATCAGAACCGCCTTTATCGCCAGGCCGGGCCATCGTCTGATCAGCGCCGACTATTCGCAGATTGAGCTTCGTCTGCTGGCGCATATTGGCGATATCGGCCAGCTTAAAAAAGCCTTTTCGGACGGTATCGACATTCACTCACTGACCGCGTCTGAAATGTTCGGCGTGCCGCTCAGCGAGATGACGTCTGAAATCCGCCGGCGGGCCAAGGCTATCAACTTCGGCATTATCTATGGCATTTCGGCCTTTGGTCTGGCCAACCAGTTGGCGATCCCGAACGATGAAGCGGGACGCTATATCAAGACCTATTTCGAGCGCTTCCCCGGCATCAAGGCCTATATGGACGCCACCAAGGCGTTCGTGAAAGACCATGCCTATGTGACGACCATCATGGGCCGGAAAATCCACATCCCCGACATCCATGCCAAGGCGGGCGGTCAGCGGCAGTTTGCTGAACGCGCCGCCATCAATGCCCCCATTCAGGGCACCGCCGCCGATATCATCCGCCGCGCCATGATCAGGATGCCGGGGGCGCTGACGGCGGCAGGCTTTAAGACCAAAATGCTGCTGCAAGTCCACGACGAACTGATCTTTGAAGCCCCCGATGATGAGGTCGAGGCCGTCATGCCGTTGATTGTCTCAGTGATGGAAAAAGCGCCGTTGCCTGCGGCTGAAATCAGCGTGCCGCTGGTCGTGGAGGCAAAGGCCGCGCTGAACTGGGATGAGGCGCACTAG